Proteins encoded together in one Drosophila albomicans strain 15112-1751.03 chromosome 2R, ASM965048v2, whole genome shotgun sequence window:
- the LOC127565969 gene encoding epidermal growth factor-like protein — MLVRRAILILALMPSLSLAASSKNCPIGYRKIGLQSSKCVPICRQKCGSGNCIKPNVCSCLRGYENLNKLSSNRCVPKCKGGCHNGRCAAPNKCFCAPKYKLNVTTGHCLPICDSGCPNGSCKIPGVCTCNEGFTLNPTTQTCHPQCKDGYKLDFTDNRCIPVCSKPCDNGFCSSPETCGCNENYQKGLDNKCAPISKEGCLNGICTSPGK; from the exons ATGCTTGTCCGTCGCGCAATATTAATTCTGGCATTAATGCCCAGCCTTTCTTTGGCTGCATCTTCAAAAAATTGCCCTATAGGCTACAGAAAAATTGGATTACAATCAAGCAAATGTGTTCCCATCTGCAGGCAAAAATGTGGTAGTGGCAACTGTATAAAGCCCAACGTTTGCTCTTGCCTTAGAGGATACGAGAATCTTAACAAATTGTCATCGAATCG ctgTGTGCCCAAATGCAAAGGCGGATGTCATAATGGTCGTTGTGCTGCCCctaataaatgtttttgtgCGCCAAAATATAAGCTTAATGTGACGACTGGTCATTGTCTTCCCATTTGCGACAGCGGCTGTCCCAATGGATCGTGTAAGATTCCTGGAGTTTGTACCTGTAATGAGGGATTCACATTAAATCCCACAACTCAAACTTGTCATCCGCAGTGCAAGGATGGGTACAAATTAGATTTCACTGACAATCGATGTATTCCGGTTTGCAGTAAACCCTGCGATAACGGCTTTTGTAGTTCGCCAGAAACTTGTGGCTGCAATGAGAACTATCAGAAAGGTCTCGATAATAAATGTGCTCCAATTTCCAAAGAGGGCTGCTTAAATGGCATATGTACGTCCCCaggaaaataa
- the LOC127565999 gene encoding uncharacterized protein LOC127565999, with amino-acid sequence MMQRTHIIGLPIFWFCFVLGYVEGLAFYTEKPSYIESCRIQEPDFTNCSTRSIQGFLNEVIKGIPEIEESFGPIDPMKQDQLTFTQADRDVAIISTNLTNLEIRGFGKMVVKESRVNKTDFSWMDRIYIPRMRMDGNYKMIGHILLVPLRGSGRMFMELDDLEIQMTAKTRLYEKGGYTFYNVTEAKAKLEISRLKVNFENLFNGSNKQLERDTNQFFNDHWQEFFEAMRPLIVETVERTLLDLLKKMFNVMPANFFVEDIPTSLLLYGRKTRLIA; translated from the exons ATGATGCAGCGAACACACATAATTGGCTTACCCATATTCTGGTTTTGTTTCGTCCTGGGCTATGTTGAGGGCCTTGCATTTTATACGGAAAAGC CCTCATACATCGAATCGTGTCGCATTCAGGAGCCTGACTTTACCAATTGCTCAACTCGTTCTATACAGGGTTTCCTCAATGAGGTCATCAAAG GAATACCCGAAATTGAGGAGTCTTTTGGTCCCATAGACCCTATGAAACAAGATCAGCTCACTTTTACACAAGCGGACAGAGATGTGGCAATCATCTCCACCAATTTAACCAACTTGGAAATACGCGGATTTGGAAAAATGGTGGTCAAGGAAAGCAG GGTTAATAAAACAGACTTCAGTTGGATGGATAGAATTTATATACCTCGCATGCGCATGGATGGTAATTACAAAATGATTGGTCACATTTTGCTCGTACCTTTGAGAGGATCTGGCCGCATGTTTATGGAATTGG ATGATCTCGAGATACAAATGACAGCGAAGACGCGACTCTACGAGAAAGGCGGCTACACGTTCTATAATGTCACGGAGGCGAAAGCGAAGCTGGAAATAAGTCGATTGAAAGTGAACTTCGAAAATCTTTTCAATGGCAGTAATAAGCAACTGGAGCGTGATACGAATCAGTTCTTCAATGACCATTGGCAGGAGTTTTTTGAAGCAATGCGTCCACTTATTGTCGAGACTGTGGAGCGCACTTTGCTGGATCTGCTGAAAAAGATGTTCAATGTGATGCCAGCCAACTTTTTTGTGGAAGACATACCAACTTCTTTGCTGCTATATGGTCGCAAAACACGTCTGATAGCGTAG
- the LOC127565998 gene encoding carbonic anhydrase 2, with product MQFLLLQAVLLLIGWSQVVSGHVFGYSEPNQRRWARHHGHCAGRTQSPIAISSSHTMPLHMPAVDMIGYHNLLPYPLKMVNNGHTVSINIPKGNASADQDDFMPYIRGAKLPGEFEVEGLHFHWGDKNNRGSEHVINDIRYTMEMHIVHRNKKYATIGEALNHPDGAAVLGFFFNLDEDEGQGLVTINRHLHLIADANQEAALNVTFSLSSLIANVDVDKFYTYKGSLTTPPCSEAVTWILFPDPIPISPKQISRFRQLSDTQDGALVDNFRTLQPVGNRRIFARTGHVRHTSIASLKHEGDYLKYDWFY from the exons ATGCAGTTTCTATTATTGCAAGCAGTTCTCCTTCTGATCGGCTGGTCTCAag TGGTTAGTGGCCATGTGTTTGGCTACTCGGAACCCAATCAGAGGCGTTGGGCGCGTCATCATGGTCATTGTGCCGGCAGGACACAGTCACCCATTGCCATCAGCTCCAGCCAT ACAATGCCATTGCATATGCCGGCTGTGGACATGATTGGCTATCACAATCTGTTGCCGTATCCTTTGAAAATGGTCAACAACGGGCATACGG TCAGCATTAACATACCCAAAGGCAACGCGAGCGCCGATCAGGATGATTTTATGCCATATATACGCGGTGCCAAGTTGCCGGGTGAATTCGAGGTAGAGGGACTGCATTTCCACTGGGGTGACAAGAACAATCGCGGCTCGGAGCATGTCATCAATGACATACGCTACACCATGGAGATGCATATTGTGCATCGCAACAAGAAGTATGCCACCATTGGTGAGGCGCTCAATCATCCCGATGGTGCTGCTGTGCTGGGATTTTTCTTCAAC TTGGATGAGGATGAGGGTCAAGGGCTGGTGACCATCAAtcgccatttgcatttgatcGCTGATGCTAATCAGGAGGCGGCGCTAAATGTCACCTTCTCGCTGTCCTCGTTGATAGCCAACGTGGACGTGGACAAGTTCTATACTTACAAAG GTTCGCTTACCACACCTCCCTGCTCGGAGGCCGTCACCTGGATTCTGTTCCCCGATCCCATACCCATTTCGCCCAAACAG ATTTCACGCTTCCGCCAGCTGTCAGACACACAGGATGGTGCACTAGTCGACAATTTCCGGACACTGCAGCCAGTTGGTAATCGTCGTATCTTTGCACGCACTGGACACGTGCGACACACGTCGATTGCATCGCTGAAGCATGAGGGCGACTATCTGAAGTACGATTGGTTCTATTGA
- the LOC127565869 gene encoding Y+L amino acid transporter 2, which translates to MPATNKELQSPSSEMVLLTPNTENPPPIIAVTAPPGTKDTTKDGVREGSAESDSSRVVMKKQLGLLEGVAIILGIIFGSGIFVSPKGVLREVESVGTSLIIWVLCGLLSMIGALCYAELGTAIPKSGGDYAYIYEAYGSLPAFLYLWDAMMIFVPTTNAIMGLTFASYVLQPFFADGCEIPKIALQLLAAATICFLTYLNSYYMKITTKMQNVIMFTKIAALVLIILVGLVWMLMGHTENFDKPFENTETDPGKLSVAFYSGIFSYAGWNYLNFMTEELRDPYRNLPRAIYISLPLVTGIYVLANMAYLAVLSAPEMLASNAIAVTFADKILGSFSLIIPIMVAISAFGGLSVHIMTSSRMCFVGARNGHMPAILSHISVKSYTPLPSLAFLCLLSIVMLVVSDVYVLITYSSIVESFFIMMSVSAVLYFRYKHPNMERPIKVSLWIPAVFVVVCAFLVVVPVYVAPFEVAMGLLITLIGIPFYYVGVVWQNKPKWVQHAIDSMTFTCQKLFMSAKEQKQD; encoded by the exons ATGCCCGCAACCAACAAAGAATTGCAATCACCATCGAGTGAAATGGTGTTGCTCACTCCGAACACCGAGAACCCGCCACCGATTATAGCAGTGACAGCCCCTCCTGGCACCAAGGACACCACCAAGGATGGCGTACGCGAAGGCTCAGCGGAATCGGACAGCAGTCGGGTAGTGATGAAGAAACAGCTGGGATTACTTGAGGGTGTGGCCATCATATTGGGCATCATCTTTGGCTCCGGCATCTTTGTCTCACCTAAAGGAGTCCTGCGTGAAGTAGAGTCCGTGGGTACATCGCTTATCATCTGGGTGTTGTGCGGCCTGCTCTCGATGATTGGTGCGCTGTGCTATGCGGAGTTGGGTACTGCGATACCCAAGTCTGGCGGAGATTATGCGTATATTTATGAGGCGTATGGATCGCTGCCGGCGTTTCTTTATTTGTGGGATGCCATGATGATCTTTGT CCCCACAACAAATGCCATAATGGGTCTCACATTCGCCTCCTATGTGTTGCAGCCCTTCTTTGCCGATGGCTGTGAGATTCCTAAGATTGCATTACAATTGCTTGCGGCTGCGACGATATGTTTTCTCACCTACTTGAATTCGTATTACATGAAGATCACAACGAAAATGCAGAATGTTATCATGTTTACCAAAATTGCCGCATTGGTGCTGATAATTTTGGTGGGCTTGGTTTGGATGCTGATGGGACACACGGAGAACTTTGACAAGCCTTTTGAGAATACGGAAACGGATCCGGGCAAGCTATCAGTGGCATTCTATTCGGGTATCTTTTCGTATGCCGGCTGGaactatttgaattttatgacAGAGGAATTGCGTGATCCATATCGTAATTTGCCAAGAGCCATCTACATTTCTCTGCCACTCGTTACTGGCATCTATGTGCTTGCAAATATGGCTTATTTGGCAGTGTTGTCGGCGCCCGAGATGTTGGCCTCTAATGCCATTGCAGTG ACATTTGCGGACAAGATACTTGGCAGCTTTTCACTGATCATTCCGATTATGGTGGCCATTTCGGCATTCGGTGGTCTCTCTGTCCACATCATGACATCGTCACGCATGTGTTTTGTCGGCGCCCGAAATGGACACATGCCGGCGATTTTGTCGCACATCAGCGTCAAGAGCTATACACCGTTGCCGTCACTGGCGTTTCTG TGTTTGCTGTCGATTGTGATGCTGGTGGTCAGTGATGTGTATGTGCTAATCACTTACAGCAGCATTGTGGAGTCGTTCTTCATCATGATGTCGGTGTCGGCCGTTTTATACTTTCGCTACAAGCATCCCAATATGGAGCGTCCAATTAAA GTCTCTTTGTGGATACCCGCCGTGTTTGTCGTCGTTTGCGCATTTCTGGTGGTCGTTCCCGTTTATGTGGCTCCATTTGAGGTCGCCATGGGCTTGCTAATCACACTAATTGGTATACCATTCTACTACGTTGGCGTCGTGTGGCAGAACAAACCGAAATGGGTGCAGCACGCGATTG ATTCGATGACATTTACGTGCCAAAAACTCTTTATGTCTGCCAAGGAGCAAAAACAGGACTAA
- the LOC127565870 gene encoding NKAP family protein CG6066 translates to MRSRSRSRSRSPRRDRQHGRCDDRADKRETARLEKYSRRSESRGREQQRPQRRNDYTKSSEVSRKRRTRSRSVSTDSSSSGTSESSGRSSSSSRSRSPAKKKQKSVERWPNDRYHDNNDRQKNPFRGRAPEGSFINDPAERTSRSHYHNRGGNHSKGDSKALNARRAQRVHIGEEGVAEVWGASPTRSHEDDVQLVKGSFVGPKKKKGKKKKKSSKKSDKKKTKKTKKKKHKKDSSSSDSDSSSSSSSSSSSSSSEDSSESEVSSASEAEDDEDVWLEKTAEGVKKPKKKSSKKSKDKKHKKKKKKRKSEASSKSKKSSSGSSKSKSKSKSKSNGGHNDEDVGPSLRTGGSLNQKDFGRALLPGEGAAMAAYIAEGKRIPRRGEIGLTSDEIANFESVGYVMSGSRHRRMEAVRIRKENQLYSADEKRALAMFSKEERQKRENKILTQFKDMIHSKLQAKDKK, encoded by the coding sequence atgcgctCGCGCAGCAGAAGTCGCTCACGCAGTCCGCGCAGAGATCGACAGCATGGCAGGTGTGATGACCGCGCCGACAAAAGAGAAACAGCCAGACTGGAAAAATACAGTAGACGTTCAGAGTCGCGCGGCAGAGAACAGCAAAGACCACAACGGAGAAATGATTATACTAAATCATCAGAAGTGTCCAGAAAGCGGCGAACTCGTTCGCGTTCAGTCAGCACAGACTCGAGCAGCAGCGGCACATCAGAGAGTAGCGGCAGGTCCTCAAGTTCTTCACGTAGTCGCAGTCCGGccaagaagaagcaaaagtCGGTAGAACGTTGGCCTAATGACCGCTATCATGACAATAATGACAGGCAAAAGAATCCGTTCAGGGGACGTGCACCGGAGGGCAGTTTCATCAACGATCCCGCTGAACGCACATCAAGATCACATTATCACAATCGTGGTGGCAACCATAGCAAAGGCGACTCCAAGGCTCTAAATGCACGACGAGCACAACGTGTGCACATTGGCGAGGAAGGCGTGGCCGAGGTGTGGGGCGCGAGTCCAACACGATCCCATGAAGATGATGTGCAGCTCGTTAAAGGTTCTTTTGTGGGACCCAAAAAGAAGAAgggcaagaaaaaaaagaagagcagCAAGAAGTctgacaaaaagaaaacaaaaaagaccaagaagaagaaacacaaaaaagattCCAGTAGCTCAGACTCCGattcttcatcatcatcatcatcatcatcctcgtCTTCCAGTAGCGAAGACAGCTCGGAGAGCGAAGTGAGCTCGGCGAGCGAGGCGGAAGATGATGAAGATGTTTGGCTTGAGAAGACTGCCGAGGGGGTTAAAAAGCCAAAGAAGAAAAGCTCGAAGAAGAGCAAGgataaaaagcataaaaagaaaaagaagaaacgtAAGTCGGAGGCATCATCCAAGAGCAAAAAGAGTTCTTCGGGTTCAAGTAAATCGAAATCAAAGTCCAAATCCAAGTCCAATGGTGGCCATAACGATGAAGATGTGGGTCCATCGTTGCGCACGGGAGGCAGCTTGAATCAAAAGGACTTTGGTCGCGCTCTTTTGCCCGGCGAAGGAGCTGCAATGGCTGCTTATATAGCAGAAGGAAAGCGTATCCCGCGGCGTGGTGAAATCGGACTGACATCAGATGAAATCGCAAACTTTGAGTCGGTGGGTTATGTAATGAGCGGCAGTCGTCATCGTCGCATGGAAGCTGTGCGTATTCGAAAGGAAAATCAGCTTTATTCAGCAGATGAGAAACGCGCTTTGGCCATGTTCAGTAAGGAGGAGCGACAGAAACGCGAGAATAAGATACTGACGCAGTTTAAGGATATGATTCACTCTAAACTACAAGCTAAGGATAAAAAGTAG